Proteins from one Danaus plexippus chromosome 2, MEX_DaPlex, whole genome shotgun sequence genomic window:
- the LOC116779751 gene encoding uncharacterized protein LOC116779751, whose amino-acid sequence MKYWFVIFSLSLLNYTYADSDSFGDDFADDGEKRNSESRVGTDYSSGNQDRHTSLLYGDTGSEKRSIMTGDTFTPLDMLPIAEKLIKKVEEPGSGKGFVSSTKGPQELADKLFEAFFFSTKRIVTLKDYDISGLDALQALAIEGEPADKTLTEDVTEPAQRMYLRGQIVNINKPRKSHFKLVTKTVPKKVSQKKITKEKRRGILLAKKLPKQRKLIVNQQSKQSTNRSQKIRNKDNKKIMRKGKKINKNIKMKTTKVGKRLKPGKASPKCRWNYVCVDPADLDTCTVHTSCGDTSSTMSDYKRERETKEIKEFRRMLGITRVDEEVEKILESRNIKIRPANLEAINKVESLSEFFNNIIDRENTGSTAPIQPDVVV is encoded by the exons ATGAAATACTGGttcgttatattttctttgtctttattaaattat acatATGCAGATTCAGATAGCTTTGGAGATGATTTCGCAG atgaTGGCGAGAAAAGAAACTCAGAATCCAGAGTAGGAACGGATTACAGTAGCGGAAATCAAGATAGGCACACATCACTACTTTATGGTGACACAGGATCTG aaaAGCGGTCTATTATGACTG GCGATACTTTTACACCTCTCGACATGTTACCGATAgcagaaaaattaataaaaaaag TTGAGGAGCCCGGAT CTGGAAAAGGCTTTGTCAGTTCCACGAAAGGTCCCCAGGAACTTGCGGATAAGTTATTCGAAGCATTct tttTCAGCACCAAGCGGATTGTCACATTAAAAg ACTACGACATATCTGGTCTAGACGCTTTGCAAGCCCTGGCTATTGAAGGAGAAC ctGCCGACAAAACTCTAACAGAGGATGTGACGGAACCGGCACAAAGGATGTATTTAAGAG GGCAGATAGTAAACATCAACAAACCAAGGAAAAGTCATTTTAAGT TGGTAACAAAAACGGTTCCGAAAAAAGtcagtcaaaaaaaaatcacaaaagaaaaaagacgag gaattCTGCTGGCCAAGAAATTACCGAAACAGAGAAAACTGATTGTCAACCAACAGTCGAAACAGAGCACAAACAGAAGTCAAAAGATACGTaacaaagataataaaaagataatgaGGAAGGGaaagaaaatcaataaaaatattaagatgaaAACAACTAAAGTGGGCAAAAGGTTGAAACCGG gtaaGGCGTCACCGAAGTGTCGCTGGAACTACGTGTGCGTTGACCCAGCCGACTTGGACACCTGCACGGTTCATACGTCATGTGGCGACACTAGCTCAACTATGTCTG attataaaagaGAAAGAGAAACTAAAGAAATCAAAGAATTCCGTAGAATGC TTGGTATCACTCGCGTTGACGAGGAGGTCGAAAAGATAT tGGAATCccgaaacataaaaatacgtcCGGCAAATTTAG AAGCAATCAACAAAGTGGAAAGTTTATCAGAGTTCTTCAATAATATCATCGACCGTGAGAACACTG gGTCCACAGCACCGATCCAACCAGATGTAGTGGTGTAG